In the genome of Pelobacter seleniigenes DSM 18267, one region contains:
- a CDS encoding hydroxymethylglutaryl-CoA lyase — protein MRGAIDITCKDAVQIIEVAPRDGFQAVKQIIPTETKIKTITDLYATGFKRMEIGAFVSPKAIPQMADIRDIIPAIPPETLAGAAVLIPNTKGAELALQAGITNLVYVISVSESHNQHNVRRSTDESFADFANLLTSIDRTKVRLRLDLATSFDCPFEGRTEQYKVIAAAKRAKKLAADIEIGICDTTGRATPDHVFQLFSALREQVDQDPASWAFHGHDTFGMGVANAVHAYYAGIRTIETAAAGLGGCPFAPGAKGNTATEDLVYTFHKMGIATGIDLAALLATSDEIYAIDPPSAGGRIRTLPREHVFA, from the coding sequence ATGAGAGGAGCTATCGATATTACCTGCAAAGACGCTGTTCAGATTATCGAAGTGGCACCCCGCGACGGTTTTCAGGCGGTCAAGCAAATCATTCCGACGGAAACCAAGATCAAAACCATCACGGATCTTTACGCCACCGGCTTTAAGCGCATGGAAATCGGTGCTTTTGTCAGCCCCAAGGCCATTCCGCAGATGGCTGACATCCGCGATATCATCCCGGCAATTCCGCCGGAGACCTTAGCCGGGGCAGCGGTTCTGATACCCAACACCAAAGGTGCGGAGTTGGCTTTGCAGGCCGGGATAACCAATCTGGTCTACGTTATCTCGGTTTCCGAAAGCCATAATCAGCACAATGTGCGCCGCAGCACCGATGAATCCTTTGCGGATTTTGCCAACCTGCTGACCAGTATTGATCGCACCAAGGTCCGGCTGCGGCTCGACCTTGCCACCAGTTTCGATTGCCCCTTTGAAGGGAGAACCGAGCAGTACAAAGTTATCGCCGCAGCCAAAAGAGCCAAGAAGCTCGCTGCTGATATCGAAATAGGTATTTGCGATACAACGGGCAGGGCCACCCCCGATCACGTTTTTCAACTCTTTTCAGCATTGCGTGAGCAGGTCGACCAGGACCCGGCCAGTTGGGCTTTTCACGGCCACGACACCTTCGGGATGGGGGTGGCAAATGCCGTCCACGCCTACTATGCCGGGATCAGAACCATTGAAACCGCGGCCGCCGGACTCGGCGGGTGCCCTTTTGCTCCAGGTGCCAAGGGGAATACCGCAACCGAAGATCTTGTTTATACTTTTCACAAGATGGGCATCGCTACCGGAATTGACCTTGCTGCTCTGCTTGCCACCAGCGACGAGATTTACGCCATCGATCCCCCTTCCGCAGGCGGAAGAATCAGAACGCTTCCCAGAGAGCATGTTTTCGCCTGA
- the aceE gene encoding pyruvate dehydrogenase (acetyl-transferring), homodimeric type — translation MPEIPPHHLDEDELQDWLDAFDALHREKGDAAIHDIMRTLQGHALNKGVQLNEATLNTSYVNSIHWSRQPPYPGDLEIEKKIENINRWNAMAMVLQANDSGAGVGGHIATYASAATQMEVGFNHFFRAPAENYGGDLVIVQPHAAPGVYARAFLEGTLSEQQLKNFRRELQPEGGLSSYPHPRNMPEFWQAPCSSMGLGTPTAIYQARFMKYLENRGLKPANGGRVWCFVGDGETDEPEVRGTINMAAREGLDNLVLIVNCNLQRLDGPVRGNGKIIQELERSFRGADWNVIKVIWGGGWDTLLDQDVTGALHRRMEEALDGDYQMYSVSSGDLQREHWVENNPVLRQMMSSLTDDELRAIKRGGQDPKKIFAAYELACRSEQKPTVILIKTVKGDGLGEAAQGRNTSHQKKQFSSAERRDCGMRWGIPLSMEQMDRAEFYRPDDNSPEMRYLQSKRAALGGNLPRRRVNYPPFTTPDLDIFKEFLAGSGQREVSSTMAFVRMLSRLLKEKTIGRYIVPIVPDEARTFGMDALFREVGIYSSVGQRYQPVDAGSLVPYREARDGQIFQEGICETGAMASFLAAGTAYAVHGIPTIPFYVFYSMFGFQRVGDMIWACGDMLCRGFLCGGTAGRTTLNGEGLQHQDGQSHILASTMTNLKCYDPAFAYELAIIIRDGIERMYERQENIFYYLTLYNETYPMPARPAQEQLEEGVIRGIYCFQPASPDTPRQRSIHLLAAGVMMKQALQAATLLEELGYQAAIWSVTSFTELYRDAVACERANRFHPEAPLRQPYLEQLFQDKNAVFVAVSDYLKALPNSIRPWLPGPLTSLGTDGYGLSETRAALRDFFEVSAEHIAYAALEALHRQGDISRDKLLQFRQALNIEADRPDPAAR, via the coding sequence ATGCCAGAAATCCCCCCCCACCACCTCGATGAGGATGAGCTGCAGGATTGGCTTGATGCCTTCGACGCTCTGCATCGGGAAAAAGGTGACGCCGCCATCCACGACATCATGCGCACCTTGCAGGGGCACGCTCTCAACAAAGGGGTCCAGCTGAACGAAGCCACCCTGAACACCTCGTACGTCAACAGCATCCACTGGAGCCGCCAGCCTCCCTACCCCGGCGACCTTGAAATCGAAAAAAAGATCGAGAATATCAACCGCTGGAATGCCATGGCCATGGTGCTGCAGGCCAACGATTCCGGCGCCGGGGTCGGTGGGCATATTGCCACCTACGCCTCGGCCGCGACACAGATGGAAGTCGGTTTCAATCACTTTTTTCGCGCTCCCGCTGAAAACTACGGTGGCGATCTGGTGATTGTCCAGCCCCATGCCGCTCCCGGCGTTTATGCCCGGGCGTTTCTGGAAGGGACGCTGTCGGAGCAGCAACTCAAAAATTTCCGCCGCGAGTTACAACCGGAAGGTGGTCTGTCTTCCTATCCGCATCCGCGCAATATGCCTGAGTTCTGGCAGGCACCGTGCAGTTCCATGGGGCTTGGTACGCCGACCGCCATTTATCAGGCGCGCTTTATGAAATACCTGGAAAACCGTGGTCTCAAACCAGCCAATGGCGGACGGGTCTGGTGTTTTGTCGGAGATGGTGAAACCGATGAGCCCGAGGTCAGGGGAACCATTAACATGGCAGCCCGGGAAGGCCTCGACAACCTGGTCCTGATCGTCAACTGCAACCTGCAGCGGCTCGACGGCCCGGTGCGGGGCAACGGCAAGATCATCCAGGAACTGGAACGCAGCTTCCGCGGCGCCGACTGGAATGTCATCAAGGTGATCTGGGGCGGGGGATGGGACACCCTGCTGGACCAGGATGTCACCGGCGCATTGCATCGGCGCATGGAAGAGGCTCTTGACGGCGATTACCAGATGTACAGCGTCTCAAGCGGGGACCTGCAACGCGAACATTGGGTCGAAAACAATCCGGTGTTGCGGCAAATGATGTCATCACTGACCGATGATGAACTGCGGGCCATCAAGCGTGGCGGCCAGGATCCCAAAAAGATTTTCGCTGCCTATGAGCTGGCCTGCCGGAGTGAACAGAAGCCCACGGTCATCCTGATTAAAACCGTCAAGGGCGACGGTCTTGGCGAAGCGGCTCAGGGACGCAATACCAGTCATCAGAAAAAACAATTCAGCTCCGCCGAACGGCGTGATTGCGGCATGCGCTGGGGGATCCCCTTAAGCATGGAACAGATGGATCGGGCCGAGTTTTATCGACCGGACGACAACAGTCCGGAAATGCGCTATCTACAAAGCAAACGTGCCGCCCTCGGCGGGAATCTGCCGCGCCGGCGGGTCAACTATCCGCCGTTTACCACGCCGGACCTGGACATCTTCAAAGAATTCCTGGCTGGCAGTGGCCAGCGTGAAGTCAGTTCAACGATGGCTTTTGTCCGCATGTTGTCCCGGCTCCTCAAAGAAAAAACCATAGGCCGTTACATCGTCCCCATTGTTCCCGACGAAGCCAGAACCTTCGGCATGGATGCGCTGTTTCGCGAGGTTGGTATCTATTCCTCGGTCGGACAACGCTACCAGCCGGTCGATGCCGGCAGTCTGGTCCCCTATCGCGAAGCCAGGGATGGCCAGATCTTTCAAGAGGGCATCTGCGAAACCGGAGCCATGGCCTCTTTCCTGGCGGCCGGGACCGCATATGCGGTTCATGGCATTCCGACGATTCCTTTTTACGTGTTTTATTCCATGTTCGGCTTTCAGCGGGTCGGGGATATGATCTGGGCCTGCGGCGATATGCTCTGCCGTGGCTTCCTCTGTGGAGGCACCGCCGGCAGGACAACCTTAAATGGGGAAGGATTGCAGCATCAGGACGGACAGAGTCATATCCTGGCCAGTACCATGACCAACCTGAAATGCTATGATCCGGCCTTTGCCTATGAACTGGCCATCATCATCCGCGACGGCATCGAGCGAATGTATGAACGGCAGGAAAACATCTTCTATTATCTGACCCTGTATAACGAGACCTATCCCATGCCGGCACGACCTGCGCAGGAGCAGCTGGAAGAAGGCGTTATCCGGGGAATCTACTGTTTCCAGCCGGCCAGTCCCGACACACCCCGGCAACGCAGCATCCATCTACTCGCCGCCGGGGTGATGATGAAACAGGCCTTACAGGCGGCGACCCTGCTGGAGGAACTCGGTTATCAGGCCGCTATCTGGAGCGTCACCAGCTTTACCGAGCTTTATCGGGATGCCGTCGCCTGCGAAAGAGCCAATCGCTTCCATCCTGAAGCCCCCTTGCGCCAACCCTACCTTGAGCAGCTGTTTCAGGATAAAAATGCTGTTTTCGTTGCGGTCAGCGACTATCTCAAGGCCTTGCCCAACAGCATCAGACCTTGGCTGCCCGGCCCCCTGACCAGCCTCGGCACCGATGGCTACGGGCTCAGCGAAACCCGCGCGGCGCTGCGCGATTTTTTTGAAGTCAGCGCGGAGCATATCGCTTACGCAGCCCTGGAGGCTCTCCACCGCCAGGGTGATATCAGCAGGGATAAACTGCTCCAGTTCCGTCAAGCCCTCAATATCGAAGCGGATCGTCCCGATCCTGCGGCCCGTTGA
- a CDS encoding dihydrolipoamide acetyltransferase family protein, with protein sequence MSASSPTPPQPQGTRRAGEVYAGPSAFRLARELGVAIERVPASAPSGRVSCSDIKLFVKQGRQLTTTFQAPPPSRLEGMGSVVRREPLSGIAATTAANMARIWERIPHAWLQVKVDISDLEKLRKSWNDSAQEKLSLSAFLIGALAETLKKFPKFNACYDEAAGELIYQGEINIGLAVDTPRGLLVPVIRRADRLSIGKIAAQINEFAHAGKSNRLRPEHLRGGGMTLSSLGSMNIDSLFPLVNWPEVAILGAGAARIEPVWDGQEFAPRSTLNLVLGFDHRVINGADGARFLNQLQQVLVNPILLIR encoded by the coding sequence GTGTCAGCGTCTTCTCCCACACCTCCGCAACCGCAAGGAACCCGCCGCGCTGGCGAGGTGTACGCCGGGCCTTCCGCATTCCGGCTGGCCAGGGAACTCGGCGTGGCCATCGAGCGGGTCCCGGCCTCAGCCCCTTCCGGACGGGTTTCCTGCAGTGATATCAAACTTTTTGTCAAACAGGGCCGCCAGCTCACAACCACCTTTCAAGCCCCGCCGCCAAGCCGCCTGGAAGGAATGGGAAGCGTGGTCCGCCGGGAACCGCTCAGCGGCATTGCCGCGACCACGGCCGCCAATATGGCGCGCATCTGGGAACGGATTCCCCATGCTTGGTTGCAAGTGAAGGTCGACATCAGCGATCTGGAAAAGCTGCGGAAAAGCTGGAATGACAGTGCTCAAGAAAAACTCAGCCTGAGCGCGTTCCTGATCGGCGCCTTGGCGGAAACCCTGAAAAAATTCCCCAAGTTCAACGCCTGTTACGATGAAGCCGCGGGCGAGCTGATCTATCAGGGCGAGATCAACATTGGTCTGGCCGTCGATACCCCGCGCGGGTTGCTGGTCCCGGTGATCCGCCGGGCCGACCGCCTCTCCATCGGCAAAATTGCCGCACAGATCAACGAATTTGCCCATGCCGGCAAAAGCAACCGGCTGCGCCCGGAACACTTGCGCGGCGGGGGAATGACCTTGAGCAGCCTGGGCAGCATGAACATCGACAGTCTGTTTCCACTGGTCAACTGGCCGGAAGTGGCGATTCTCGGCGCCGGGGCCGCACGGATCGAACCGGTTTGGGATGGCCAGGAGTTCGCCCCCCGCAGCACTCTCAACCTGGTGCTGGGGTTCGATCACCGGGTCATTAACGGCGCCGACGGGGCTCGCTTCCTGAATCAGCTGCAACAGGTCCTGGTCAATCCCATCCTGTTGATCCGCTAG
- a CDS encoding FadR/GntR family transcriptional regulator: MANSSSPVTRTRLHEQVARSLSLQILRRELEPLSLLPNEDELCRQFDVSRTVIREAIRFMDAKGLVEVRPRIGTRICDPSRWVLTDSVLLKWRIESELEMGLIKDLVELRSMIEPMAASFAAERASDEEIKAVEAAFKDMEKATNLDEQIEADIRFHLSILEACGNELVVSSLRPVIESILGSVFRRYMEFDAAKKSLAVHGKLFRAIADRNSEQAMIEMQEMISYAGRDFKEFEKLSQQNQ, translated from the coding sequence ATGGCGAACAGCTCAAGCCCGGTTACCCGAACCCGCCTCCATGAGCAAGTGGCGCGTTCCCTCAGTTTGCAAATTCTTCGCCGCGAGCTGGAACCTCTTTCGCTGCTCCCCAACGAAGACGAACTATGTCGGCAATTCGATGTCAGCCGTACGGTGATTCGCGAGGCCATCCGCTTTATGGATGCCAAGGGACTGGTCGAGGTGCGGCCCAGAATCGGCACCCGGATTTGCGATCCTTCCCGATGGGTTCTGACCGATTCGGTTTTGCTGAAATGGCGCATTGAGTCGGAGCTGGAAATGGGTTTGATCAAGGATTTGGTTGAACTGCGCAGCATGATCGAACCGATGGCGGCGAGTTTTGCGGCGGAGCGGGCTTCCGATGAAGAGATCAAAGCGGTGGAAGCCGCATTCAAGGACATGGAAAAAGCCACCAATCTGGATGAACAGATTGAGGCGGATATCCGTTTTCACTTGTCCATCCTGGAAGCCTGCGGCAACGAATTGGTGGTCAGTTCGCTCCGGCCGGTCATCGAAAGCATTCTCGGTTCGGTGTTTAGACGCTACATGGAGTTCGATGCCGCCAAAAAATCCCTTGCGGTTCATGGCAAGTTGTTCAGAGCGATTGCCGACCGCAACAGCGAGCAGGCTATGATCGAGATGCAGGAAATGATTTCCTATGCGGGCCGGGATTTTAAAGAGTTTGAAAAACTCTCCCAGCAGAACCAGTAA
- a CDS encoding Spy/CpxP family protein refolding chaperone — translation MKNSLLLSTLIFLLIAANVSAFQGPPPAMFSGCGCQINGMTTDQPAPPLPQDDSFIKLNLSTEQQQQILQIKAAAEESSRQLIANLDQQHKKLQAMEQTRSFNEEDFRVAAAAAAKTETELLVLKAKTRFQLQAVLTSEQQATLVLLLNSRPQQPLPMPGQPGCRNVNWPAGPRPMPVF, via the coding sequence ATGAAAAACAGCCTATTGCTCAGCACCCTCATATTTTTACTGATCGCTGCCAATGTCAGCGCATTTCAGGGGCCGCCCCCGGCAATGTTTTCCGGCTGCGGCTGCCAGATCAACGGCATGACAACCGATCAACCGGCGCCGCCGCTACCGCAGGACGATTCTTTCATCAAGCTGAATCTGTCCACCGAGCAGCAGCAACAGATCCTCCAGATCAAGGCCGCAGCGGAAGAGAGCAGCCGGCAATTGATTGCAAACCTGGACCAGCAGCATAAAAAACTGCAGGCAATGGAACAAACCCGGTCATTCAATGAAGAGGACTTTCGGGTTGCCGCTGCCGCAGCGGCAAAAACCGAAACAGAGCTCCTGGTCCTGAAAGCCAAAACCCGCTTTCAGCTCCAGGCTGTGCTGACCAGCGAACAGCAGGCGACCCTGGTTTTGCTGCTTAATAGCCGACCGCAGCAACCGTTGCCCATGCCCGGTCAACCCGGCTGCCGGAACGTCAACTGGCCTGCCGGTCCAAGGCCCATGCCGGTTTTTTAA
- a CDS encoding gamma-glutamylcyclotransferase family protein: protein MLYFAYGSNMSVPRIKARIPAAEFVTTARLHGFRLTFSKPGCDHSGKCDVIQTGREDDAVFGVVYRISALDKPILDRYEGLGIDYLERSVALHTPDGDEIRAYLYVATEQQPELSPYDWYKKHVLCGAREAGLPADYVASIEAVAAVPDPDPERTRKELSIYLSCPVGGGAALSD from the coding sequence ATGCTTTATTTTGCTTATGGATCAAATATGTCCGTGCCAAGAATCAAGGCGCGCATCCCGGCTGCTGAATTTGTCACCACCGCCCGTCTGCACGGGTTTCGCCTGACCTTTTCCAAGCCGGGCTGCGATCATTCCGGCAAGTGTGACGTCATCCAGACCGGGCGGGAGGACGATGCTGTGTTCGGGGTGGTCTATCGCATCTCTGCGCTGGATAAACCGATTCTGGATCGTTACGAAGGGCTGGGGATTGACTATCTTGAACGGAGTGTGGCGCTTCACACTCCGGATGGGGATGAGATCCGGGCTTATCTCTATGTTGCCACGGAACAGCAGCCGGAACTGAGCCCCTACGACTGGTATAAAAAACACGTTCTTTGCGGTGCCCGGGAGGCCGGTCTGCCAGCTGACTATGTTGCCTCGATTGAGGCAGTGGCTGCGGTGCCGGACCCGGATCCGGAGCGAACCCGCAAAGAGTTGAGTATTTATCTTTCCTGTCCGGTGGGTGGGGGAGCAGCGCTCTCTGACTGA
- a CDS encoding GNAT family N-acetyltransferase, whose product MELIDCQYQTEAAAILAIFNEAIANSTALYAYQPRTMEFMDNWFRDKQAGNFPVIGAVDEHGELLGFASYGPFRPWAAYKYTVEHSVYVHKDHRGRRIGRMLMDELIARAVRQQYHVMIAAVDVTNQGSIALHEKLGFFHAGTIRHAGFKFERWCDLAFYQLLLATPEHPVDG is encoded by the coding sequence ATGGAACTGATCGACTGTCAATATCAGACTGAGGCTGCGGCGATTCTGGCGATCTTTAACGAAGCCATTGCCAATTCGACCGCTCTTTATGCTTATCAACCGCGGACCATGGAATTTATGGACAACTGGTTCAGGGATAAGCAGGCGGGGAATTTCCCGGTGATCGGCGCTGTCGATGAGCATGGAGAACTGCTCGGTTTCGCCAGCTATGGTCCTTTCCGCCCCTGGGCGGCCTATAAATACACCGTTGAGCATTCGGTCTATGTCCACAAGGACCATCGTGGACGACGGATCGGCCGGATGCTGATGGATGAGTTGATTGCCCGGGCGGTCCGGCAGCAGTATCATGTGATGATCGCGGCTGTCGATGTGACCAACCAGGGGAGCATTGCGCTGCACGAAAAACTCGGCTTTTTTCATGCCGGAACCATCCGTCACGCCGGTTTCAAGTTTGAGCGCTGGTGTGACCTCGCCTTTTACCAGTTGCTCCTGGCGACCCCCGAACATCCGGTCGATGGTTGA
- a CDS encoding LemA family protein, protein MAGWITLGILLLLLLCCGIYTVIIYNGFVALKNNINQDWSNIDVLLKQRFDELPKLIKVCEGYMQHEQKTLEAVIKARSQVNAARTDNQKMQAQGMLTETLKSLFMVVERYPDLKADAGFRQLSNRISEIEDQIADRRELFNASVTIYNTRLEQFPDLIIARLFNFSGRSLWTIDPAHRQDVEVSFQHA, encoded by the coding sequence ATGGCGGGCTGGATAACTCTGGGAATTTTACTCTTGCTACTGCTATGCTGCGGAATCTACACTGTCATCATCTATAACGGCTTTGTCGCCCTGAAAAACAATATCAATCAGGACTGGAGCAATATCGATGTGCTGCTGAAGCAGCGCTTTGACGAGTTGCCAAAGCTGATCAAGGTCTGCGAAGGCTACATGCAGCACGAACAGAAAACCCTCGAGGCGGTGATCAAAGCACGCTCGCAGGTCAACGCGGCACGAACCGACAACCAGAAAATGCAGGCCCAGGGGATGCTGACCGAAACCCTCAAGTCGCTGTTCATGGTGGTCGAACGCTACCCCGACCTGAAGGCCGATGCCGGTTTTCGGCAGTTGAGCAACCGCATCTCGGAGATCGAAGATCAGATTGCGGACCGGCGCGAACTCTTCAATGCGTCGGTGACCATTTACAACACCAGGCTCGAGCAGTTTCCGGACCTGATCATTGCCCGGCTGTTCAATTTTTCCGGCCGCTCATTGTGGACTATCGATCCCGCTCATCGCCAGGATGTCGAAGTCAGTTTTCAGCATGCCTGA
- a CDS encoding J domain-containing protein produces the protein MALNYYRLLGIPPDADQNRIKSVYRSLAKRFHPDANHGSEAAAELFRQVNQAYKILSNSETRAAYDRKLAQEEAAQEKQRPGSTRNAKLDPQQKFNRFLNSLLDALIGPDEPPPRPVQSQPRTPPQKSHQPGKPAFNFYYHQAMEQNASPYIRGSDGVYRKAEPKRPTAPPDPVKRRTI, from the coding sequence ATGGCGCTGAACTATTACCGACTGCTCGGCATCCCGCCGGACGCTGATCAGAACCGTATCAAGTCTGTTTACCGCAGTCTGGCCAAACGTTTTCATCCCGATGCAAATCACGGTTCGGAAGCGGCGGCAGAGCTGTTTCGCCAGGTCAACCAGGCTTATAAAATCCTCTCCAACAGCGAGACCCGGGCCGCCTATGACCGTAAACTCGCCCAAGAGGAAGCCGCCCAGGAAAAACAGCGCCCCGGCAGTACCAGGAACGCCAAGCTCGACCCGCAGCAGAAGTTTAATCGGTTCCTGAATTCCCTGCTCGACGCCTTGATCGGCCCGGACGAGCCGCCGCCGCGACCGGTGCAGTCCCAACCGCGCACCCCGCCGCAAAAAAGTCACCAACCCGGCAAGCCTGCCTTTAATTTTTATTACCATCAGGCCATGGAGCAGAATGCCTCCCCCTATATCCGCGGCAGCGACGGAGTCTATCGCAAGGCGGAACCAAAGCGCCCGACAGCTCCCCCGGATCCGGTCAAAAGAAGAACAATTTAG
- a CDS encoding PaaI family thioesterase, giving the protein MEKVLDFFSANDHFASHCGIELLEAQPGRAKARMAIQPFHLNGAGTVHGGAIFTLADFVFAVASNSSGQLALAIDTHISFIKAARGGTLYGEASELSVNRRLGQYQVRITDQDQQLVAQFQGTAYRKQETLPAWPDD; this is encoded by the coding sequence ATGGAAAAAGTCCTCGATTTCTTCTCCGCCAACGACCACTTTGCCAGCCATTGCGGTATCGAACTGTTGGAAGCACAGCCCGGTCGCGCCAAGGCCCGCATGGCGATTCAACCGTTTCATCTCAACGGAGCGGGTACGGTGCACGGCGGCGCGATTTTTACCCTGGCCGATTTTGTCTTTGCCGTTGCGTCCAACAGCAGCGGCCAACTGGCCCTGGCCATCGACACCCATATATCCTTCATCAAGGCGGCCCGGGGCGGAACCCTCTATGGAGAGGCCAGCGAGCTCTCGGTCAATCGCCGCCTGGGGCAGTATCAGGTTCGCATCACCGACCAGGACCAACAATTGGTGGCCCAGTTTCAGGGGACGGCCTATCGCAAACAGGAAACGCTGCCGGCCTGGCCGGACGACTGA
- a CDS encoding elongation factor P encodes MINASDLRRGIIFQQDAAPCLVLDVSFQSPTARGGNTLVKTKFRNLLTGQVLNSSFKSSDRLDEADYARRKGQFLYADGEHGVFMDQESYEQYEIGGDLYEDIKGYLLDGCDVSLGVFNEQVVTLEMPQVVELTVTETAPAIKNATATAQTKEAILETGIAVQVPGYLEAGEKIKVDTRECRFVSRA; translated from the coding sequence ATGATCAATGCAAGCGATCTGCGCCGCGGTATCATTTTTCAGCAGGATGCTGCTCCCTGCCTCGTTCTGGATGTCAGCTTTCAGTCACCGACGGCGCGCGGTGGCAATACGCTGGTCAAAACAAAATTCCGCAACCTGCTCACCGGTCAGGTCCTCAACAGCTCTTTCAAATCCAGCGACCGCCTGGATGAAGCCGATTATGCCCGGCGGAAAGGGCAATTTTTGTATGCCGATGGTGAGCATGGCGTGTTCATGGATCAGGAAAGCTATGAACAGTATGAAATCGGCGGTGATTTGTACGAAGACATCAAGGGTTATCTGCTCGACGGCTGCGATGTCTCGCTGGGGGTCTTCAATGAGCAGGTCGTCACCCTGGAAATGCCCCAGGTGGTTGAGCTGACCGTGACGGAAACCGCGCCGGCCATCAAAAACGCCACGGCCACCGCCCAAACCAAGGAAGCCATCCTGGAAACCGGCATTGCGGTTCAGGTGCCCGGCTACCTGGAAGCAGGAGAAAAAATCAAGGTCGACACCCGTGAGTGCCGCTTTGTTTCACGCGCCTGA
- a CDS encoding helix-turn-helix domain-containing protein, whose translation MTIDKLTTDKAVLSTLGKRLARHRIAQNFTQESLANEAGISKRTLERLEAGQSSQLLTVVRVLRALDMLNLLEAAIPEAMPRPAELLKIGKERQRASSKRKESAEEPWQWGDE comes from the coding sequence ATGACAATCGATAAACTCACGACTGACAAGGCCGTTTTATCGACCCTGGGAAAGCGCCTGGCTCGGCACCGCATTGCACAAAACTTCACCCAGGAAAGCCTGGCGAACGAGGCCGGCATATCGAAGCGCACGCTGGAACGCCTGGAGGCCGGGCAATCCAGCCAACTTCTGACCGTCGTTCGCGTGCTGCGCGCCCTGGATATGCTAAACCTGCTTGAGGCGGCAATTCCTGAAGCGATGCCCCGCCCGGCCGAACTGCTGAAGATCGGCAAAGAGCGGCAGCGGGCTTCGTCAAAAAGAAAAGAGAGTGCCGAAGAGCCTTGGCAGTGGGGGGATGAATAA